Within the Gloeobacter kilaueensis JS1 genome, the region GACAGCGACGAATACCAGGATGCCTTTGGCGAGGACACTGTGCCTTATCCCCGCACCGTGAGCCAGACCGGACAAAAGCAGGTGGGCTTCAACCGCCTGTCGCTTTTGTTGCGCGGCGGAGCCGAGGCAGACAAGGCGATCAAAGAGTCGCAGCTGGTCTACGCCCTCGCCACCAACAGCACCAACAAGATCGAGCCGCCCCAGAACACCCGCCGCACCGATAAGTTATTCCGCATCGTCGTCTCCGGAGCAAAGTACACTGGCCGCCTGCGCCGCAGCACGGTCGAATATCTGGTGCCCGGCGATCACATGACTGCCCAGATCCAGCGCATCAACCGCACCAGCGGCACGATCGTCAGCATCACCGAGGTGCTCTGACAGCGGCCTGAATGCGCTGCTGTCGTTCGACTGCGTCCGTTTTTAATAAGGAGAAACCACCATGTCACTTTGGGCTATCGATTCGCCGATCGTCGAGTTGCGTCCGAATGCTACCGAGGACGACCTGCAACTGGTGATCCGGGCGGTCTACAGGCAGGTTCTGGGCAACGAGCATCTGATGGAATCCGAGCGCCTCGATTCGGCAGAATCACTGCTGCGCAACGGCGATATCACCGTCAGCCAGTTCGTGCGCCTGGTCGCCAAATCCGATCTCTACCGCGCCCTGTTCTTTGAATCGACCTCGCAGTACCGCTTTATCGAACTCAACTTCAAGCACCTGCTGGGCCGTGCTCCGATCGATCAAGCCGAGATCTCCCAGCACGTCCGCCTCTACAACGACGAAGGCTACGACGCAGAGATCGACTCATACATCGACAGCGACGAGTACATCCAGAACTTTGGCGAAAATATCGTTCCTTACCCACGGGCAACCCGCAGCCAAATCGGTCTCTCGAACGTCGTCTTCAACCGGACCTTCGTCCTCGATCGCGGGGCGGCGAGCAGCGACGGCGGCAGCGACGCAAGGCTCATCGCCTCCCTCGCCGCCAACCTGCCCGTTGCGATCAAAGCTCCCGCTCCCGGCAGTGCCGCCGCCGGCAACACCGCCAAGCGCTTCCGTATCCAGGTCTCAAAGTCGAACGCCGGGCCTCGCGTGCGCTACAGCAACATCGAGTACGTCGTCAACTACGAGCAACTGTCGCACCAGGTACAGAACATTCACAAAGCTGGTGGTACAATTGTCAGCATCTCCGAAGTAGCCTGACCAGCGGGGACCATTTCTTTGTTTTTCGAGCGAGAGGTGTTTTTCTTATGTCTGGCATGGCAAACACCGGTGACACGACGGCGAGCGATTACGCCAACCGTACCGTGCTGATCGAGGTGACCGGTCTGCAACAAAGCTGGCTGCGCACCAGCAACTCTACGGTCAAGGTGCCCTACAGTCGTCTGTCCCAGACGATCCAGCAGCTCAGCCGCCTGGGCGGCAAAGTTGCGAAGGTCACCCTCTATCCGTCAGGGGACAAACCGGCAGAATCATAAATAGAAGCGACGAACCTTGCTTCTAAGGGAGAACCGCATCCATGTTCAACAACATCACAGCCAACAACGAGTGGGAACGCAAGGTATTCAAGGTTAGCGTCGCCCAGTTTCCGGCGGCGGATAGCCTCGATACCGACAACCTGAGCCAGAGCAACTACAGCGTCACCGTGCCGCTCGCCCGCCTGCTGCCCACGATGCAGGCGATTCGCAACAAAGGCGGCAAAGTGGTCTCCGTCGAGCCGGTAGTGACCTGATAGGCGATGTCGCTCATCACTCCAGATACCAGCCTCACCCTTGAGGAAGCGGTGGCCCAGCTGAGCGGCCCGGATACTAGCCAGCGGTACTACGCCGCCTGGTATCTGGGCTACCTCGAGGACCGGCGCGCCGTTCCGGCGCTCATCGCAGCGCTCGAAGACGAATCCGACCGCACCGAGCTGGGTGGTTACCCCCTGCGGCGCAAGGCGGCTGAATC harbors:
- a CDS encoding phycobilisome rod-core linker polypeptide, with amino-acid sequence MSLWAIDSPIVELRPNATEDDLQLVIRAVYRQVLGNEHLMESERLDSAESLLRNGDITVSQFVRLVAKSDLYRALFFESTSQYRFIELNFKHLLGRAPIDQAEISQHVRLYNDEGYDAEIDSYIDSDEYIQNFGENIVPYPRATRSQIGLSNVVFNRTFVLDRGAASSDGGSDARLIASLAANLPVAIKAPAPGSAAAGNTAKRFRIQVSKSNAGPRVRYSNIEYVVNYEQLSHQVQNIHKAGGTIVSISEVA
- a CDS encoding phycobilisome linker polypeptide; this translates as MSGMANTGDTTASDYANRTVLIEVTGLQQSWLRTSNSTVKVPYSRLSQTIQQLSRLGGKVAKVTLYPSGDKPAES
- a CDS encoding phycobilisome linker polypeptide — translated: MFNNITANNEWERKVFKVSVAQFPAADSLDTDNLSQSNYSVTVPLARLLPTMQAIRNKGGKVVSVEPVVT